The Setaria italica strain Yugu1 chromosome IX, Setaria_italica_v2.0, whole genome shotgun sequence genome has a window encoding:
- the LOC101771077 gene encoding cyclic dof factor 1, whose product MMAECRGGDCLIKLFGKTIPVPEAADAAKESGSSSSSTESDAPENAHQEASDPSPQPEVVDAEDPKSSPETTQQPDAAGDVASQREKLKKPDKVLPCPRCNSMDTKFCYFNNYNVNQPRHFCKNCQRYWTAGGAMRNVPVGAGRRKNKHAVAASHFLQRVRAALPAAGDPLKTNGTVLSFGGHGPPPALHDLTEQVNHLQEKLLIPARKTSNPSPAVGPCSEGSSSTDDMTHGGGIKEKSSTVDKPANGAQYPAGMNGAAVWPYSCAPPPAYFSSGIAIPIYPAAPGYWGCMVPGAWSLPWPVQPPSQGLSSPTSAPSVSSSGPDSLTLGKHPREVDEGRSSAHGSGKVWAPKTIRIDDADEVARSSIWSLIGIKGDKKRDDADHAVGHKHGTVFEPKLEVNKAAKPGMITRSPFLHTNPVALTRSVTFQEGS is encoded by the exons atgatggcggAGTGCAGAGGAGGGGACTGCCTGATCAAGCTGTTCGGCAAGACCATCCCCGTGCCggaggccgccgacgccgccaag GAgagtggcagcagcagcagctcgacTGAATCCGATGCCCCGGAGAACGCGCACCAGGAAGCCTCGGACCCGTCCCCGCAGCCGGAGGTCGTCGACGCCGAGGACCCCAAGAGCTCACCGGAGACGACGCAGCAGCCCGACGCTGCTGGCGACGTCGCCAGCCAGAGGGAGAAGCTCAAGAAGCCCGACAAGGTGCTGCCGTGCCCGCGCTGCAACAGCATGGACACCAAGTTCTGCTACTTCAACAACTACAACGTCAACCAGCCGCGCCACTTCTGCAAGAACTGCCAGCGCTACTggaccgccggcggcgccatgcGCAACGTGCccgtcggcgccggccgccgcaagAACAagcacgccgtcgccgcctcccacTTCCTGCAGAGGGTTCGGGccgcgctgcccgccgccggcgacccgcTCAAGACCAACGGCACGGTGCTCAGCTTCGGCGGCCACGGCCCGCCTCCCGCGCTGCATGACCTCACCGAGCAGGTGAACCACCTCCAGGAGAAGCTGCTCATCCCGGCCAGGAAGACCAGCAACCCGTCGCCGGCGGTGGGCCCTTGCAGCGAAGGATCCAGCAGCACGGACGACATGACCCATGGCGGCGGCATCAAGGAGAAGTCGTCTACCGTAGACAAACCTGCAAACGGAGCGCAGTATCCAGCAGGCATGAACGGGGCAGCCGTGTGGCCATACAGCTGCGCGCCACCTCCGGCGTATTTCTCATCGGGCATCGCAATTCCGATATACCCTGCCGCACCGGGTTACTGGGGCTGCATGGTTCCCGGAGCTTGGAGCCTGCCATGGCCGGTGCAGCCGCCGTCGCAGGGCCTCTCGTCGCCCACCAGTGCTCCTTCAGTCTCATCATCGGGGCCTGATTCCCTCACACTGGGCAAGCATCCAAGGGAGGTTGACGAGGGAAGAAGCAGCGCCCATGGCAGTGGCAAGGTGTGGGCGCCGAAGACAATCCGGATAGACGACGCGGACGAGGTGGCCAGGAGCTCCATCTGGTCCCTAATCGGCATCAAAGGCGACAAGAAGCGGGACGACGCAGACCACGCTGTCGGGCACAAGCACGGAACGGTGTTTGAGCCGAAGCTTGAGGTCAACAAGGCGGCGAAGCCGGGGATGATCACAAGGTCGCCGTTCCTGCACACGAACCCTGTCGCGCTAACGCGCTCGGTGACCTTCCAGGAGGGATCTTGA